One genomic region from Metallosphaera tengchongensis encodes:
- a CDS encoding urease accessory protein UreD — translation MRHLLRVRDIEGGILVEREGSLNAILIDNTVIFTNPSEVMANYDNFHYEIAVKNKVVTDQAYNKVLTNSRVHVVIRATLENSKYLPHPIILYNGAGITIEGEFHVVDKAEIMEVFVPGRRGMGENFVRGDVKAVTRIYSRGKLIVYDVFKVKDDDYLNPNVMGNKCLVSFFQVEDSEHQVSRELIDHRGVFRRWSEITGLWF, via the coding sequence TTGAGACATCTCCTAAGGGTTAGGGATATAGAGGGAGGGATTTTAGTGGAAAGGGAGGGATCCCTCAACGCTATCTTAATTGACAACACGGTTATATTTACAAATCCCTCGGAGGTCATGGCCAACTACGACAATTTCCATTACGAGATAGCTGTGAAGAATAAGGTCGTGACGGATCAGGCGTATAACAAGGTCCTCACCAACTCAAGGGTACATGTGGTCATAAGGGCGACCTTAGAGAACTCCAAATATCTGCCTCACCCTATCATTCTCTACAATGGTGCTGGTATTACCATTGAGGGAGAGTTCCACGTGGTTGATAAGGCTGAAATTATGGAGGTGTTCGTCCCAGGTAGGAGAGGAATGGGCGAGAACTTCGTTAGGGGAGACGTGAAGGCTGTAACCAGGATATATAGTAGAGGAAAGTTGATAGTTTACGACGTTTTCAAGGTCAAGGACGACGACTATCTCAACCCAAACGTCATGGGAAATAAATGCTTGGTATCCTTTTTCCAGGTTGAGGACAGCGAACACCAGGTGAGCAGGGAGTTAATTGATCATAGGGGCGTATTTAGGAGGTGGTCAGAAATTACAGGACTCTGGTTTTAG
- a CDS encoding RNA-guided endonuclease TnpB family protein, with protein sequence MGRGAKKSGKEIRATLSMRISPTAPLLSLVSNYEKGLRFVLEWLRENKPKKFLKDTHKGTYETLREKFYLPSKVAQDCYRDAIAKYKSWLNNPERGRYPTVRNVSVWLTPGLSYSIDFDKMVVRIAGVGELLIEGYPRDLPEYKDWEVKEARLVLKDGKAYLKVTLLKDWKEPEVKDGVAVDINMAELVVGKDDEKYVRITTRLDDAHHYKSLAESLQKKYEKRWKENKRVLNRIRSYHRKARNILEDSARKVGKWIVEVANLLNVSAIFLEDLNNLIKRVKKLPGQFRDKLYLMQYRRLQYWIEWQAKKHGLKVVYVDPHYSSTSCPKCGSKMEEVGRRYFRCINCGYENDRDVIAIMNIYGRGSLSLSTVPHMRDVNTNR encoded by the coding sequence ATGGGCAGAGGGGCTAAAAAGAGTGGGAAAGAAATCAGAGCTACACTCTCTATGAGGATTTCCCCCACCGCCCCTCTGCTTTCCCTTGTCTCAAACTATGAAAAAGGTCTACGCTTCGTCCTTGAATGGTTGAGAGAGAATAAACCAAAAAAATTCTTAAAAGACACACACAAGGGGACTTACGAGACTCTAAGAGAGAAGTTTTATCTACCGTCTAAAGTCGCTCAAGACTGTTATAGGGACGCCATAGCAAAGTACAAGTCGTGGTTAAACAACCCTGAACGCGGTAGGTACCCTACTGTACGCAACGTCTCTGTCTGGTTAACGCCAGGACTGTCCTACTCCATTGATTTCGATAAAATGGTCGTGAGGATAGCTGGAGTCGGTGAGTTACTAATAGAAGGTTATCCAAGGGACTTGCCTGAGTACAAGGATTGGGAAGTAAAGGAAGCTAGGCTGGTATTAAAGGACGGTAAGGCGTACCTAAAGGTCACTCTTCTGAAGGACTGGAAGGAACCAGAAGTTAAGGACGGTGTCGCAGTCGACATCAACATGGCTGAACTCGTTGTAGGTAAAGACGATGAAAAGTACGTTAGGATAACGACCAGATTAGATGACGCCCACCATTACAAGTCACTAGCTGAGTCACTACAGAAGAAGTACGAGAAGAGGTGGAAGGAGAATAAAAGGGTCCTTAACAGGATAAGGTCGTACCACAGAAAGGCTAGGAATATCTTAGAGGACTCGGCTAGGAAAGTGGGTAAGTGGATAGTCGAAGTTGCTAACTTATTGAACGTCTCTGCCATCTTCTTAGAGGACTTAAACAACCTTATCAAGAGGGTGAAGAAGCTACCGGGACAGTTTAGGGATAAATTGTATTTGATGCAGTATCGTAGGCTCCAGTACTGGATTGAATGGCAAGCTAAGAAGCATGGGTTAAAGGTAGTGTATGTAGATCCACACTACTCCTCTACTTCATGTCCTAAGTGCGGTAGTAAGATGGAGGAAGTGGGACGTAGGTATTTTCGTTGCATAAACTGCGGTTATGAGAACGACCGTGATGTTATCGCAATTATGAATATTTATGGGAGGGGTTCTCTGAGCCTCTCGACTGTCCCTCATATGAGAGATGTAAACACGAATCGATGA
- a CDS encoding TenA family transcriptional regulator: MLSEIRKELRDVNVRVLNHEFVKLAEEGKLPMERMELFYSQQWYIVNYDVRSLALMLSRAREPDELDFFFGVIQGDYQGLRILNVVARKDVKPIPSAVVYTHYMSWLANYANPGEQVLALVVNLPVWSENCRRLAKAFKGKLDTKFLELFAGVEVDEGLAERIISRYQGQYMEIARTIQAYELAFWDSLLQEKE, translated from the coding sequence ATGCTCTCTGAGATAAGGAAAGAGCTCAGGGATGTCAACGTGAGGGTTCTAAACCATGAGTTTGTGAAACTAGCGGAGGAGGGGAAGCTTCCGATGGAAAGGATGGAGCTCTTCTATTCCCAACAGTGGTACATAGTCAACTACGACGTCAGGTCTTTAGCGTTGATGTTGAGTAGGGCGAGGGAGCCCGACGAGCTCGACTTCTTTTTTGGGGTAATACAGGGTGACTACCAAGGGCTTAGGATCCTAAACGTTGTAGCAAGGAAAGACGTAAAGCCTATACCCAGTGCCGTGGTCTACACTCACTACATGTCTTGGTTGGCAAACTACGCGAACCCAGGAGAACAGGTCCTAGCCTTGGTCGTTAACTTGCCCGTGTGGAGCGAAAACTGTAGGAGGTTAGCCAAGGCGTTTAAGGGCAAGTTAGACACAAAGTTCTTGGAGCTGTTCGCGGGCGTAGAGGTGGACGAGGGACTAGCCGAGAGGATCATCTCTAGGTATCAGGGGCAGTACATGGAGATAGCGAGGACAATACAGGCTTACGAACTTGCGTTCTGGGACAGTCTACTCCAAGAGAAAGAGTAG
- a CDS encoding metallophosphoesterase family protein has product MGLFRRRNNNESVGGRKTKILFTSDIHGSETAFRKFLNAGQMYGVDALIIGGDIAGKNLVPIVHRGETYLLNGKEIHNLNRAIEEFRKSGTYYSVMSQKEYEEVASDKRKQRALFDELMKDSLRRWSEIAEEKLGKKIPLYVNLGNDDPEFLFQVMGETETMRRCEGNIIELGGSEMISLGYVNPTPWKTPRELTEEQIESTLVKEVEKLGNVERAIFNLHAPPYGTSLDNAPMLNGELKPVVKGMDVVLTHVGSSAVRRVIHRYQPMLGLHGHIHESRGFDKVGRTVIINPGSEFSRGILHAALILLEESKVSGYQLITG; this is encoded by the coding sequence ATGGGACTCTTCAGAAGGAGGAACAACAACGAAAGCGTAGGGGGAAGGAAAACCAAAATCCTCTTCACCTCAGATATACATGGGTCAGAGACAGCCTTTAGAAAATTCTTGAACGCTGGCCAAATGTACGGTGTGGATGCACTGATTATAGGTGGCGACATTGCGGGGAAGAACCTTGTACCCATAGTCCATAGGGGAGAGACATATCTCTTGAACGGGAAGGAAATACATAACTTAAACAGGGCTATCGAGGAGTTTAGGAAGTCCGGTACCTATTACTCAGTGATGTCCCAAAAGGAATATGAGGAAGTAGCCTCTGACAAGAGAAAACAGAGGGCCCTCTTCGATGAGCTCATGAAGGATTCCTTAAGGAGGTGGAGCGAAATAGCTGAAGAAAAGCTCGGGAAAAAGATACCGCTCTACGTCAACCTTGGAAACGACGATCCTGAGTTCCTCTTCCAAGTAATGGGAGAGACGGAGACCATGAGGAGGTGTGAGGGAAACATAATAGAGTTAGGGGGAAGCGAGATGATTTCCTTAGGATACGTTAACCCCACACCGTGGAAGACACCGAGGGAACTAACTGAGGAACAGATTGAGAGTACCCTAGTAAAGGAGGTAGAAAAATTAGGGAACGTGGAGAGGGCAATATTCAACCTTCATGCTCCTCCCTATGGAACCTCATTGGATAACGCACCGATGTTGAACGGTGAGCTTAAGCCTGTGGTTAAAGGAATGGACGTGGTCCTGACCCATGTCGGATCAAGTGCCGTGAGGAGAGTAATTCACAGGTATCAACCCATGTTAGGACTCCATGGCCACATTCATGAGTCTAGGGGATTTGATAAGGTAGGGAGAACCGTGATCATAAACCCTGGTAGTGAGTTCAGTCGGGGGATATTGCACGCTGCCCTTATTTTACTTGAGGAGAGTAAGGTATCGGGGTACCAGCTCATTACCGGTTGA
- a CDS encoding PLP-dependent aminotransferase family protein: protein MPINLASGSPDPRTVPLEDMGRLVDEILVRRGREALDYSETSGDSDVRGRIAQFLMERGIKAEYDDVLLTNGAKEAIFLVSELFSPNTVSSEEPTFQGFISTLSYRGIRAYPIPWDEQGPMLHIMERRLKALKMWADPVKYFYVIPVHNPTGWVMSLERKKYLMELAQDFDFKIVEDDIYGVFTYDSPPQSTLKSLDSEERVIYISSFSKILSPGLRVGFIAYEGEEIEKFRRLKREVNHQVSTLDQLIVGEMLKKGIIEQLLESSRSLYRRKRDLMMQSIEEFFPSSVGCTFSRGGFFTLCRGEGIISNALVTESAKRGVRVMPGELFFYSEESGRNSFRLSFSYSSEQEVKEGVKILGQLLRERR from the coding sequence AGGCTTGTCGACGAAATTCTCGTCAGGAGAGGGAGAGAGGCCCTCGACTATTCTGAGACCTCAGGAGATTCAGATGTGAGAGGGAGGATAGCTCAATTTCTCATGGAGAGAGGGATAAAGGCTGAATACGATGACGTTCTCCTTACCAATGGTGCAAAGGAAGCCATATTCCTAGTTTCTGAACTCTTCTCTCCCAATACGGTCTCCTCTGAAGAGCCAACATTCCAGGGGTTCATATCTACCTTAAGTTATAGGGGAATTAGGGCGTATCCCATCCCTTGGGACGAGCAAGGACCGATGCTTCACATAATGGAAAGGAGACTGAAGGCACTGAAGATGTGGGCGGACCCAGTGAAGTACTTTTACGTTATACCCGTCCACAATCCCACTGGGTGGGTCATGAGCCTAGAGAGAAAGAAGTACCTCATGGAGCTGGCGCAGGATTTCGACTTTAAGATAGTCGAGGATGACATTTATGGGGTGTTTACCTACGATAGCCCACCACAATCGACCCTGAAGTCCCTGGACTCCGAGGAGAGAGTAATATACATTTCTAGCTTCAGCAAAATCTTGTCTCCTGGACTAAGAGTAGGTTTCATAGCTTACGAGGGAGAGGAGATAGAAAAGTTCAGGAGGCTGAAGAGAGAGGTAAACCATCAGGTTTCTACCTTGGATCAGCTTATAGTAGGGGAGATGCTGAAGAAGGGGATAATTGAGCAATTACTTGAGAGTTCTAGGTCGCTCTACAGGAGGAAGAGGGACTTAATGATGCAAAGTATTGAAGAGTTTTTCCCATCCTCAGTGGGGTGCACTTTCTCCAGGGGAGGGTTTTTCACCCTATGTAGGGGAGAGGGAATTATCTCCAACGCACTTGTGACAGAGTCAGCCAAGAGGGGGGTTAGGGTAATGCCTGGAGAGCTTTTCTTTTACTCGGAGGAAAGTGGAAGAAACTCCTTCAGACTGAGTTTTAGTTACTCCAGTGAACAGGAGGTTAAGGAAGGTGTAAAGATACTTGGACAATTGCTTAGGGAGAGGAGATAG